In Gemmatimonadota bacterium, a single window of DNA contains:
- a CDS encoding NAD+ synthase, with protein sequence MPRSVTIAVAQLHPRKGDYQGNLARLGELLAQLAESQPRPQVVHLPETVLSGYFVEGGVREVAVSAGTLAADLDRAYRAAAKGALRPVDVIAGFYERWRGTLYNSAAYVRLGEGAPRVLHVHRKAFLPTYGLFDEERFVERGHEIRAFDTPWGRAAILICEDAWHSLSGTIAALDDAEVIFVSSAAPARGIHPRDDGHPGPATVARWERLIREIAEEHGVFVSLANLVGSEGGKVFAGCSALLGPHGDLRVRGPEWEEALLVTTLDLGDIGRARADTPLLADLRTALPHLRRSLEGAERGERAGLTPYDTDESAVSGEALPAASGEAGAPVQATEVGLRSSGGPPPTTNPHPPRPTARHQFPAVRIISAADPLDGIGGPPPLTINAPLVEAWLTRFIRDEMARRGFAKAVVGVSGGVDSAVTAFLAARALGAENVLGLRLPYRTSSPESLEHAQLVVDALGIPSRTLDISGAVDGYLAHEPDADPTRRGNVMARVRMIALFDQSATLRGVPLGTGNKTERLFGYFTWHADDSPPINPLGDLFKTQVWALARHLGVPDVIVSKPASADLIKGQTDEGDFGISYARADIILNWLLTGFSANDLVSHGFDAAEVALVRRRLDGTHWKRKLPTVAMLSQTAIGESYLRPVDY encoded by the coding sequence ATGCCGCGCTCCGTGACCATCGCCGTCGCCCAGCTGCACCCGCGCAAGGGCGACTATCAGGGGAACCTCGCCCGGCTGGGCGAACTGCTCGCCCAGCTCGCCGAGAGCCAGCCGAGACCGCAGGTCGTTCATCTCCCCGAGACCGTGCTGTCGGGGTACTTCGTCGAGGGCGGTGTGCGTGAGGTGGCCGTGAGCGCAGGCACGCTCGCGGCCGACCTCGACCGAGCGTATCGGGCCGCCGCGAAAGGCGCCCTGCGCCCCGTGGACGTGATCGCCGGCTTCTACGAGCGCTGGCGGGGGACACTCTACAATTCCGCAGCGTACGTGCGGCTTGGCGAGGGGGCACCGCGTGTCCTGCACGTGCACCGCAAGGCATTCCTGCCGACGTACGGGCTGTTCGACGAGGAGCGCTTCGTGGAACGCGGGCACGAGATCCGTGCCTTCGACACGCCGTGGGGGCGTGCCGCGATCCTGATCTGCGAGGACGCCTGGCACTCGCTCTCGGGGACGATCGCCGCGCTCGACGACGCCGAGGTGATCTTCGTATCGTCAGCTGCACCGGCGCGCGGTATCCATCCGCGCGACGACGGCCACCCCGGGCCGGCGACGGTCGCCCGCTGGGAGCGACTGATTCGCGAGATCGCCGAGGAGCATGGCGTCTTCGTCTCCCTCGCCAACCTGGTGGGGAGCGAGGGGGGAAAGGTCTTCGCCGGCTGCTCGGCGCTGCTGGGGCCGCACGGCGACCTGCGCGTTCGCGGTCCGGAGTGGGAAGAGGCGCTCCTGGTCACCACGCTCGACCTGGGCGACATCGGGCGCGCACGCGCCGATACACCGTTGCTGGCCGACCTCCGGACGGCGCTCCCGCACCTGCGCCGTTCGCTGGAAGGGGCCGAGCGTGGCGAACGCGCGGGGCTGACGCCGTACGACACCGATGAGTCGGCGGTGAGCGGCGAGGCATTGCCCGCTGCGAGCGGTGAGGCCGGTGCGCCGGTGCAGGCGACCGAGGTCGGGCTCCGCTCGAGCGGGGGGCCCCCCCCAACAACAAATCCTCACCCTCCCCGCCCCACCGCGCGTCATCAATTCCCCGCGGTTCGTATCATTTCCGCTGCCGACCCCCTCGACGGGATCGGTGGCCCGCCCCCCCTGACGATCAACGCCCCGCTCGTCGAAGCCTGGCTCACGCGCTTCATCCGGGACGAGATGGCGCGGCGCGGCTTTGCCAAGGCCGTCGTCGGCGTTTCGGGAGGGGTCGACTCCGCCGTCACCGCCTTCCTCGCGGCCCGCGCCCTCGGCGCCGAGAACGTGCTCGGGCTGCGACTCCCCTATCGCACCTCGAGCCCCGAATCGCTGGAGCATGCGCAGCTCGTCGTCGACGCCCTCGGGATCCCGTCGCGCACCCTGGACATCTCCGGCGCCGTGGACGGCTACCTGGCGCACGAACCCGACGCCGATCCCACGCGCCGCGGCAACGTGATGGCGCGCGTGCGCATGATCGCCTTGTTCGACCAGTCGGCGACCCTGCGCGGCGTCCCGTTAGGCACCGGGAACAAGACCGAGCGACTCTTCGGCTACTTCACCTGGCATGCCGACGATTCGCCCCCCATCAACCCGCTCGGCGACCTGTTCAAGACGCAAGTCTGGGCGTTGGCGCGACACCTCGGCGTCCCCGACGTGATCGTCAGCAAGCCGGCTTCGGCAGACCTCATCAAGGGGCAGACCGACGAAGGGGACTTCGGGATCAGTTACGCGCGCGCCGACATCATCCTCAACTGGCTCCTCACCGGCTTCTCGGCCAACGACCTGGTGTCGCACGGCTTCGACGCGGCCGAGGTGGCGCTGGTGCGCCGTCGGCTCGACGGGACGCACTGGAAGCGCAAGCTCCCGACCGTCGCCATGCTCTCGCAGACGGCGATCGGCGAATCGTACCTGCGCCCAGTCGACTACTAA
- a CDS encoding phosphotransferase: MLGEGDAALAQRDRAIPGLATVLSPDALLAFVHGADDATTTAGISYVRYKAGRSCLTSLDIASASGCRTHVVRAYARDTEGATAFARDAERAVRDGATTVIDRAQRLLSIAFPHDRALPALARLHDDTARQRLYDRVGLASPDDDGLAPRRLVYKPSRRYVARVDRSGTPYAAVKGYTHADFPSLGPTPAWLDGSSDVRAARELGRHDRRCVRAIEWLPGELLADRIARGAATPELLRRVGRAIAALHAGPRDGWPRRNAARDAMSLRALASDVGALLPSEQQRLAAITDAIAPRLAGAPRRAVPTHGDCYAKQFLVDDHQLGLIDFDEAALGDSHADLALFVAHLHRDAARGELTEAHVAGIEGDLLQGYASAGGAIDRRWLSLRLAEAILRLTPHPFRHRHDEWPTLTRALLDRAERALRDATVAPRTGGTPCGTSLPSASLPSTSAPSTSASAASTPHSPGARTYLQLAADPALAFAAPLLDPPAALLALRARRLGDPFPIRDVQDVSLIRHKPGRRAVLDVRLTRGDGAAARWIGKVRARGTDERSVILAHALRFAGLSGDGAASVGVPRPVGVVDAHHLSLFERVAGTPATALLLADGDAARIGTQMAVAMTALHQAPVTSRRRRTVDDELDTLATRLATWARESPALASALSLATTRCVALGAPLRGRLPRTLLHRDFYPDQLLLDGTRTWVVDLDLAADGDPALDAGNMIGHLLELSLRTAARHGALIVAARTFGDGALGALHTPLTSDAVARYAVLTLARLAEIARHHADRRPYAGTLLHHVLHLTRGAIGREPQSLDTLCDHFLEEGAS; the protein is encoded by the coding sequence ATGCTGGGTGAGGGCGACGCCGCCCTCGCGCAGCGCGATCGCGCGATTCCGGGACTCGCCACCGTGCTCAGCCCGGACGCACTGCTCGCCTTCGTGCACGGCGCCGACGATGCCACGACTACCGCTGGCATCTCGTACGTTCGCTACAAGGCCGGGCGATCCTGCCTGACGAGCCTCGACATCGCGTCGGCGAGCGGATGCCGTACGCACGTGGTGCGCGCGTACGCACGCGACACCGAGGGAGCAACCGCCTTCGCGCGCGACGCCGAGCGTGCCGTGCGCGACGGCGCAACCACCGTGATCGATCGTGCGCAGCGCCTGCTGTCCATCGCCTTCCCGCATGACCGGGCGTTGCCGGCGCTCGCACGCCTGCACGACGACACCGCGCGCCAACGACTCTACGACCGCGTCGGCCTCGCATCGCCCGACGACGATGGCCTGGCGCCGCGTCGACTGGTGTACAAGCCGTCGCGCCGCTACGTGGCGCGCGTGGACCGGTCCGGCACCCCCTACGCGGCCGTGAAGGGCTACACCCACGCGGATTTTCCCTCGTTGGGTCCCACGCCGGCATGGCTCGATGGGAGCAGCGACGTCCGCGCGGCTCGCGAGCTTGGCCGCCACGATCGCCGCTGCGTGCGTGCCATCGAGTGGCTCCCCGGGGAACTGCTCGCCGATCGCATCGCCCGCGGCGCAGCCACGCCGGAGCTACTGCGCCGCGTCGGGCGCGCCATCGCCGCACTGCACGCCGGCCCTCGTGATGGCTGGCCTCGGCGCAACGCCGCGCGCGACGCCATGTCGTTGCGCGCGCTGGCGTCGGATGTCGGGGCACTTCTCCCCTCCGAGCAGCAGCGCCTCGCCGCGATCACCGATGCCATCGCGCCTCGCCTGGCCGGCGCGCCCCGTCGTGCCGTCCCCACGCACGGCGACTGCTACGCCAAGCAGTTCCTCGTCGACGACCACCAGCTCGGGCTCATCGACTTCGATGAGGCCGCACTCGGCGACTCTCACGCCGACCTCGCCCTCTTCGTGGCGCACCTGCATCGCGACGCCGCACGCGGGGAGCTCACCGAGGCGCACGTCGCGGGCATCGAGGGGGACCTGCTGCAGGGATACGCATCGGCCGGCGGGGCGATCGATCGCCGATGGCTGTCGTTGCGGCTGGCGGAGGCCATCCTGCGCCTCACGCCGCACCCCTTCCGTCACCGTCACGACGAGTGGCCTACCCTCACGCGGGCGCTCCTCGATCGCGCCGAGCGCGCGCTGCGGGACGCGACCGTCGCGCCGCGGACCGGCGGCACGCCGTGCGGCACGAGCCTGCCCAGCGCGAGCCTGCCCAGCACGAGCGCGCCCAGCACGAGCGCGAGCGCGGCCAGCACGCCGCACTCGCCGGGCGCGCGCACCTACCTGCAGTTGGCCGCGGACCCGGCCCTCGCCTTCGCCGCCCCGCTCCTCGACCCGCCCGCCGCGCTGCTCGCCCTCCGCGCGCGCCGACTGGGAGACCCCTTTCCCATCCGCGACGTCCAGGACGTGTCGCTCATCCGTCACAAGCCAGGGCGACGGGCGGTGCTCGACGTTCGCCTGACGCGGGGCGACGGCGCTGCCGCGCGTTGGATCGGCAAGGTGCGCGCGCGTGGGACGGACGAGCGGTCCGTGATCCTGGCGCACGCGCTGCGCTTCGCCGGCCTCTCCGGCGACGGCGCCGCCTCCGTCGGTGTCCCACGCCCGGTCGGCGTCGTCGACGCGCACCACCTCTCGCTGTTCGAACGGGTCGCCGGCACTCCCGCCACCGCGCTGTTGCTCGCGGATGGTGACGCCGCACGCATCGGCACGCAGATGGCGGTCGCGATGACGGCGCTGCATCAGGCGCCGGTCACCTCGCGCCGCCGACGCACCGTCGATGACGAGCTGGACACGCTCGCCACGCGCCTGGCGACATGGGCGCGCGAGTCGCCCGCGCTCGCCAGCGCGCTGTCACTGGCGACGACACGCTGTGTTGCGCTTGGCGCCCCGCTGCGGGGGCGACTGCCACGCACGCTGCTGCATCGCGACTTCTATCCCGACCAGCTGCTGCTTGACGGCACGCGCACCTGGGTCGTCGATCTCGACCTTGCGGCTGACGGTGATCCCGCGCTGGATGCCGGGAACATGATCGGGCACCTGCTGGAGCTGTCGCTCCGGACGGCGGCGCGACACGGGGCGCTCATCGTGGCGGCACGCACCTTCGGCGACGGGGCCCTTGGCGCCCTACACACCCCCCTCACGTCGGACGCCGTCGCCCGATACGCGGTACTCACCCTGGCGCGGCTCGCCGAGATCGCCCGGCATCATGCCGACCGCCGTCCATACGCCGGCACGCTGCTCCACCACGTCCTGCACCTCACGCGTGGTGCGATCGGCCGTGAGCCGCAATCGCTCGACACACTGTGCGACCATTTCCTCGAGGAAGGCGCGTCATGA
- a CDS encoding glycosyltransferase family 4 protein, whose translation MRREPTPRVGYVVKRYPRFSETFIVNEILAHEAAGLPVDIFSLYPPNDTHFQDTLSLVKAPVTYLTAEGVRAFDFWSAIEGAAHVVPAIWQSLEAARGQEARVVYQAARLAAAVRQRGITHLHAHFATMPAQVARLAARWAGITFSITAHAKDIYHDSVTTDALRALLRDASGVVTVSDYNARYLVETIGVDASQLHRIYNGLDLDRFDVALRSDRRPTILAVGRFVPKKGFDVLLDACALLVRDGARFTCRLVGGGSEEGSLRARATALGLEQVVQFDGPLPQREVMAALREATVFAAPCVVAEDGDRDGLPTVLVEAMALGTPCVATDVVGIPELVRHRETGLLVPPQDAPALAVALRALLEGPALRLQLATDARALIEAAFDVRRNAALVRALFQAAPAASPIAMAS comes from the coding sequence GTGCGTCGTGAACCCACACCGCGCGTCGGGTACGTAGTGAAGCGGTACCCGCGCTTTTCCGAGACCTTCATCGTCAACGAGATCCTGGCGCACGAAGCCGCCGGCCTCCCCGTCGACATCTTCTCGCTTTATCCGCCCAACGACACGCACTTCCAGGATACCCTGTCGTTGGTGAAGGCTCCGGTCACCTACCTGACGGCCGAGGGGGTGCGCGCGTTCGACTTCTGGAGCGCGATCGAGGGTGCCGCGCACGTCGTCCCGGCCATCTGGCAGTCGCTGGAGGCGGCACGCGGGCAGGAGGCGCGCGTCGTCTACCAGGCGGCGCGCCTCGCGGCGGCCGTTAGGCAGCGTGGCATCACGCACCTGCACGCGCACTTTGCGACGATGCCGGCGCAGGTGGCGCGCCTTGCCGCGCGCTGGGCCGGGATCACCTTCTCGATCACGGCGCACGCCAAGGACATCTACCACGACTCGGTGACGACCGACGCCCTGCGCGCCCTGTTGCGCGACGCCTCGGGGGTGGTCACGGTCAGCGACTACAACGCGCGCTACCTCGTGGAGACGATCGGCGTGGATGCGTCGCAGCTGCATCGCATCTACAACGGCCTCGACCTCGATCGTTTCGACGTGGCCCTGCGTAGCGATCGGCGCCCCACGATCCTGGCGGTGGGACGCTTCGTCCCCAAGAAGGGATTCGACGTCCTGCTGGACGCGTGTGCGCTCCTGGTGCGCGACGGCGCGCGCTTCACCTGCCGCCTGGTGGGCGGCGGGAGCGAGGAGGGATCGTTGCGGGCACGGGCCACCGCGCTCGGGCTCGAGCAGGTGGTGCAGTTCGACGGACCACTGCCGCAGCGCGAGGTCATGGCGGCGTTGCGTGAGGCCACCGTCTTCGCCGCCCCGTGCGTGGTGGCCGAGGACGGCGATCGCGACGGGCTGCCCACCGTGCTCGTCGAGGCGATGGCGCTCGGCACGCCGTGCGTCGCCACCGACGTGGTCGGCATCCCCGAGTTGGTGCGCCACCGAGAAACCGGCTTGCTGGTGCCCCCCCAGGATGCGCCGGCGCTGGCCGTCGCGCTGCGCGCCCTCCTCGAGGGGCCCGCGTTGCGCCTGCAGCTCGCCACCGACGCACGCGCGCTCATCGAGGCGGCGTTCGACGTGCGGCGCAACGCCGCCCTCGTCCGCGCACTCTTCCAGGCGGCGCCTGCCGCGTCCCCCATCGCCATGGCCTCGTGA
- a CDS encoding ABC transporter ATP-binding protein, whose product MSRRPRRGAGTWRRLAPHLLPALRAQRATIALATASLLAEVALRLAEPWPLKLVFDRVLPQAGRTAGAAGLEASQVISLAAIALVAAVSLRAVASYIQTVALATVASRALTGVREALFRQMQLLPLGFHARARAGDLTVRLTNDVGMLQDVAVTALLPLLGDATILVGMTALMLWMQPGLALIACAPLPFFLFRWRRTHGRLREAARAQRAREGAMAAAAAESVSAIRTVQALSMQDAMAGTFGRQNAGSLKQGVRSKRLAAGLERSVDILIALSTALVLWRGAYEVLGGAMSAGDLVVFVAYLKAAFKPLQSFAKYTARLGKASAAAERVLEILETPVGTPDAPGAIVAPPLRGAVRFEVVSFGYEPDVPILREVSFSIAPGELVAVVGRSGAGKSTLASLLTRLHEPVSGRIVVDGEDIRHYRRESYRAQVGVVLQDTVLFAGTLRHNLQLVAPDADDTRLLAALRDSHALEFIAPLPDGLDTMVGERGVTLSNGQRQRLALARAFLRNTPLVVLDEPTAGLDEDNEQAVAAAIARLARGRTTILVTHALHLAARADRVLVLDGGQVVEQGAPSVLVRDGGQFARWYREQAARSGIAPAPVPYAVSHAG is encoded by the coding sequence ATGAGCCGCCGTCCGCGCCGTGGCGCCGGCACCTGGCGTCGCCTGGCCCCTCACCTGCTCCCCGCGCTGCGCGCGCAGCGGGCGACCATCGCCCTCGCGACGGCATCCCTGCTCGCCGAAGTGGCGTTGCGGCTGGCGGAGCCCTGGCCGCTCAAGCTCGTCTTCGATCGCGTGCTCCCGCAGGCCGGACGCACCGCCGGCGCCGCCGGGCTCGAGGCATCGCAGGTGATCTCCCTGGCGGCGATCGCGCTGGTCGCCGCCGTCTCGCTACGCGCCGTGGCGAGCTACATCCAGACCGTGGCCCTTGCCACGGTGGCCTCGCGGGCGCTGACGGGGGTGCGCGAGGCGCTCTTCCGCCAGATGCAACTCCTGCCACTGGGCTTCCACGCCCGCGCGCGCGCCGGCGACCTCACCGTCCGGCTCACCAACGATGTCGGCATGCTGCAGGACGTCGCGGTCACGGCGCTCCTCCCGCTGCTGGGCGACGCCACGATCCTCGTCGGGATGACGGCACTCATGCTCTGGATGCAGCCGGGGCTCGCCCTCATCGCGTGTGCCCCGCTCCCCTTCTTCCTCTTCCGCTGGCGCCGCACGCATGGACGCCTGCGCGAGGCCGCGCGGGCGCAGCGCGCGCGGGAAGGGGCGATGGCAGCCGCTGCCGCCGAATCGGTGAGCGCCATCCGCACCGTGCAGGCGCTGTCGATGCAGGACGCGATGGCCGGCACCTTCGGGCGCCAGAACGCCGGAAGCCTCAAGCAGGGAGTCCGCTCCAAGCGTCTGGCCGCCGGGCTCGAGCGGTCGGTCGACATTCTCATCGCGCTCTCGACGGCGCTCGTGCTCTGGCGCGGCGCGTACGAAGTCCTGGGCGGAGCGATGAGCGCGGGCGATCTCGTCGTCTTCGTCGCCTACCTCAAGGCGGCCTTCAAGCCGCTGCAGAGCTTCGCCAAGTACACAGCGCGACTGGGCAAGGCATCGGCCGCGGCCGAGCGCGTGCTGGAGATCCTGGAGACGCCGGTGGGGACCCCCGATGCCCCGGGGGCGATCGTTGCTCCACCCCTTCGTGGGGCCGTCCGCTTCGAGGTAGTCAGCTTCGGCTACGAGCCGGATGTCCCGATCCTGCGCGAGGTGTCGTTCAGCATTGCACCTGGCGAGCTCGTCGCCGTCGTCGGGCGCTCGGGAGCCGGCAAGTCTACTCTCGCATCGCTCCTCACCCGGCTGCACGAGCCAGTGAGCGGACGCATCGTGGTGGATGGCGAGGACATCCGCCACTACCGGCGCGAGTCCTACCGCGCACAGGTGGGCGTCGTCCTGCAGGATACCGTCCTCTTCGCCGGGACACTGCGCCACAACCTGCAGCTCGTGGCGCCTGACGCCGATGACACGCGACTGCTGGCGGCGCTGCGCGACAGCCACGCGCTGGAGTTCATCGCGCCGCTCCCGGATGGGCTGGATACCATGGTGGGTGAACGTGGGGTCACGCTCTCCAATGGACAGCGCCAGCGCCTCGCGCTCGCGCGCGCCTTTCTGCGTAACACGCCGCTCGTCGTGCTCGATGAGCCGACGGCCGGCCTCGATGAGGACAACGAACAGGCGGTGGCGGCCGCGATCGCGCGCCTGGCGCGCGGACGTACGACGATCCTCGTCACGCACGCGTTGCACCTGGCCGCTCGCGCCGACCGCGTCCTCGTCCTCGACGGCGGGCAGGTCGTGGAGCAGGGCGCCCCATCGGTGCTGGTGCGCGACGGTGGGCAGTTCGCCCGCTGGTATCGCGAGCAGGCAGCCCGTTCCGGCATCGCCCCGGCCCCGGTCCCCTATGCGGTGTCCCATGCTGGGTGA
- a CDS encoding glycosyltransferase family 4 protein yields MRIAYVCADAGIPVFGTKGASVHVQGVVSAMRREGHDVTLVAARAGGSPPAALSELPVLLVEPAAATTAAQRERAMCAVDARIAEILTRQGPFDLVYERYSLWGTAGMSYARRHGVPGILEVNAPLIEEQRTHRELVDVAGAERVAASAFADAALLVAVSQPVARYLRDQPTRRAPVLVVPNGIDPTRFPTPAFAGGRAGRPFTLGFLGTLKPWHGLDALVESFAFVRAIDGQARLLIVGDGPERAALAADLERRGLTDAATITGAVRPEEVAHHLAAMDVALAPYPASGDAYFSPLKVVEYLAAGVPVVASRTGQLPELVRHGVTGLLVPPGDARATASACNRLRLDRALALSMAREGRREALATRTWDAAVRRIIAVARHPLPRMSSLVRPGAGDAVGVPA; encoded by the coding sequence ATGCGCATCGCCTACGTCTGTGCCGATGCGGGCATTCCGGTGTTTGGGACCAAGGGGGCCTCGGTCCACGTGCAGGGCGTCGTCTCGGCGATGCGACGCGAAGGACACGACGTGACGCTGGTCGCCGCGCGCGCCGGGGGCTCGCCCCCCGCCGCACTGTCCGAGCTCCCCGTCCTGCTGGTGGAGCCGGCCGCCGCCACAACCGCGGCCCAGCGGGAGCGCGCGATGTGCGCGGTCGATGCCCGCATCGCCGAGATCCTCACGCGACAGGGGCCGTTCGACCTGGTCTACGAGCGCTACTCGCTCTGGGGAACTGCCGGCATGTCGTACGCCCGTCGCCATGGCGTGCCCGGGATCCTGGAGGTCAATGCCCCGCTCATCGAGGAGCAGCGCACGCATCGCGAACTCGTCGATGTGGCCGGTGCCGAGCGGGTGGCCGCGAGCGCCTTCGCCGACGCGGCACTGTTGGTCGCGGTCTCGCAACCGGTCGCGCGCTACCTGCGCGACCAGCCCACCCGGCGCGCTCCGGTCCTGGTCGTGCCTAACGGGATCGATCCGACACGTTTCCCGACGCCGGCCTTTGCCGGGGGACGGGCCGGGCGCCCATTCACGCTGGGATTCCTGGGCACGCTCAAGCCGTGGCACGGCCTCGATGCCCTGGTCGAGTCGTTCGCCTTCGTGCGGGCGATCGACGGCCAGGCTCGGCTCTTGATCGTTGGGGACGGGCCGGAACGCGCGGCGCTCGCCGCGGACCTCGAACGACGGGGACTCACGGACGCCGCGACCATCACCGGGGCCGTGCGCCCCGAGGAGGTGGCGCATCACCTGGCGGCGATGGACGTGGCGCTCGCCCCGTATCCCGCCAGCGGCGATGCCTACTTCTCGCCACTCAAGGTCGTGGAGTACCTGGCGGCCGGCGTCCCGGTCGTGGCCAGCCGCACCGGCCAGCTGCCGGAGCTGGTGCGCCATGGCGTGACCGGACTGCTCGTGCCACCGGGCGACGCCCGCGCGACGGCGTCGGCGTGCAACCGACTTCGCCTCGACCGCGCGCTCGCGCTCTCGATGGCGCGCGAGGGACGGCGCGAGGCGCTGGCCACCCGCACCTGGGACGCGGCGGTGCGACGGATCATTGCGGTGGCGCGACACCCGCTCCCGCGCATGTCGTCGCTGGTGCGCCCCGGTGCCGGCGATGCGGTGGGGGTCCCGGCATGA
- a CDS encoding M56 family metallopeptidase — MIAPWMLYTVVVGACAAAAALAVEPLVVARGGARRGGWLVALVVAFLGPVAVAIRPVALPGALPTAVGASRVASGGGTPILVPAGADWERWLVVVWMAASLAMWLALAVSAFQLWRAGRRATAVVLDGARVALTPDTGPGALCFGGTRIVMPAWLATLDVSRRALLVRHEDEHVRAGDPYLLLASLGALALMPWNPSLWFIAQRLRTALELDCDARVLASGADVRTYGELLLTVAATRRPPRLAAYLAFAASPSPLERRIRAMTSLRPDLGTMRQLLLAVVALSAVVTACETRRPDPVAPVTSFTVADGQVTAASTPTGAQADSIKVRLSTEVRERVPAPTLSGNVNDPLVMVYDAEGRVVMTGRLGARSSTGQLMLDSLPVPADAIATVEVIKDGSFLPAEAKGGVIRLTLKADRSMKRSPAPASAGAGVSVRERSETAAPPRTLVAIVMNSEGKELLREEITAQGGRGAGERLDQLVDPAAIASVNVIKVPAGAAAPRDEVHIVLKPGQGLKARR; from the coding sequence CGCGGTGGTGCGAGACGTGGGGGCTGGTTGGTGGCGCTCGTCGTTGCCTTCCTCGGGCCGGTCGCGGTCGCCATTCGTCCGGTGGCGCTCCCTGGCGCCCTGCCGACGGCCGTGGGAGCGTCGCGCGTGGCGAGCGGAGGGGGCACCCCGATCCTCGTTCCGGCGGGGGCGGATTGGGAGCGGTGGCTCGTGGTCGTTTGGATGGCGGCATCGCTGGCGATGTGGTTGGCGCTGGCGGTCAGCGCGTTCCAACTCTGGCGTGCAGGACGACGGGCCACGGCGGTCGTCCTCGACGGCGCGCGCGTCGCCCTCACCCCCGACACCGGGCCTGGAGCCCTCTGCTTCGGCGGCACACGCATCGTGATGCCCGCGTGGCTGGCGACGCTCGACGTGTCGCGCCGTGCGCTCCTGGTTCGCCATGAGGATGAGCACGTGCGCGCGGGCGATCCGTATCTCCTCCTGGCGTCACTCGGCGCGCTCGCGCTGATGCCCTGGAACCCCTCGCTCTGGTTCATCGCGCAGCGCCTGCGCACGGCGCTCGAGCTCGATTGTGATGCCCGTGTCCTTGCCAGTGGTGCCGACGTGCGGACCTATGGCGAGTTGCTCCTGACGGTTGCCGCCACGCGGCGCCCGCCTCGGCTTGCGGCCTACCTGGCGTTTGCCGCCTCTCCCTCTCCCCTCGAACGAAGGATTCGCGCCATGACCTCCCTCCGCCCCGACCTGGGGACCATGCGCCAGCTCCTGCTGGCTGTCGTGGCCCTCAGCGCCGTCGTCACCGCCTGCGAGACCCGTCGCCCTGACCCGGTCGCCCCGGTGACCTCCTTCACGGTGGCCGACGGCCAGGTGACGGCCGCATCGACGCCCACGGGTGCGCAGGCCGACTCGATCAAGGTGCGGTTGAGCACCGAGGTGCGCGAGCGCGTCCCCGCCCCCACGCTCTCGGGGAACGTGAACGATCCGCTGGTCATGGTCTACGATGCCGAGGGACGGGTGGTCATGACCGGGCGCCTCGGGGCGAGGAGCTCCACGGGACAGCTGATGCTCGATTCGCTCCCCGTGCCGGCTGATGCGATCGCCACCGTCGAGGTGATCAAGGACGGATCGTTCCTGCCGGCGGAGGCGAAGGGCGGAGTGATCCGGCTGACGCTCAAGGCCGATCGCTCCATGAAGCGATCGCCCGCCCCGGCGAGTGCGGGGGCCGGTGTCAGCGTTCGCGAGCGGAGTGAGACGGCGGCGCCTCCCCGAACCCTTGTCGCCATCGTCATGAACAGCGAGGGGAAGGAACTCCTTCGCGAGGAGATCACTGCCCAGGGCGGTCGTGGGGCGGGTGAACGGCTCGACCAGTTGGTGGATCCGGCCGCGATTGCCAGCGTCAACGTGATCAAGGTCCCGGCGGGCGCGGCAGCGCCGCGCGACGAAGTGCACATCGTGCTAAAGCCCGGGCAGGGACTCAAGGCACGGCGTTAG